A portion of the Ricinus communis isolate WT05 ecotype wild-type chromosome 10, ASM1957865v1, whole genome shotgun sequence genome contains these proteins:
- the LOC8258629 gene encoding protein prenyltransferase alpha subunit repeat-containing protein 1 isoform X2, producing the protein MSENESVGNGKGGIGLLNQFELILDSDPLIDEVGFIHPSQFTALSSELQAKDAILSSKIDKVNVLDHESTSFWNRDHKLGISMHVILPLYTAAKDAFMNAIKGFKRVENLSLEDDSCGFSSLESEVMKHSKALLLLSCDFGTAWNSRKLILSKKQYMPMFIEELLLSALVLSYSPKSEQSWCHRRWVIKMISGKCSTLQEILGKESELVEKIAERSKMNYRAWNHRCWLVGYMTREQRLMLRILEQFCCKQDDESSDHDVEICQMWQEELQWNEELIELYVGREALWLYRRFLSLCWIRHFISDIIHHSEHKSRVVANINEFLDHELCLVNSWSTIPDDDYEDFQAQAVHSATYILWLMKQIPESQGIELKKKLNAGNWKTMLNVACAERSSLWDSLATYLETSN; encoded by the exons ATGAGTGAAAACGAATCGGTTGGAAATGGAAAAGGAGGCATTGGTTTGCTTAATCAATTTGAGCTTATTTTGGACTCTGATCCTCTCAT TGATGAAGTAGGGTTTATTCATCCATCACAATTCACCGCACTAAGCAGCGAATTGCAAGCAAAAGATGCGATCCTTAGCTCAAAAATCGACAAAGTTAATGTATTGGATCATGAAAGTACAAGTTTTTGGAATAGAGATCATAAGTTAGGGATTTCAATGCATGTAATTCTTCCACTTTACACAGCTGCCAAAGATGCGTTCATGAATGCAATTAAAGGATTTAAGAGAGTTGAGAATTTGTCTCTTGAAGAtgattcttgtggattttcaTCTCTGGAAAGTGAGGTTATGAAGCATAGCAAAGCCCTTTTATTGTTAAGTTGTGATTTTGGCACTGCTTGGAATTCCAG GAAGTTAATTTTGTCAAAGAAACAGTACATGCCAATGTTCATTGAAGAACTTCTTTTGTCAGCTCTTGTTCTTTCCTATTCACCAAAAAGTGAACAATCTTGGTGTCATAG GCGATGGGTGATCAAGATGATTTCTGGGAAATGCTCAACATTGCAGGAGATTCTGGGGAAAGAATCTGAGCTAGTGGAGAAAATAGCCGAG AGATCAAAAATGAATTACCGAGCATGGAATCACCGCTGCTGGTTGGTTGGTTACATGACAAGAGAACAG AGACTAATGCTTAGGATTTTGGAGCAATTCTGCTGCAAACAAGATGATGAATCTTCTGATCATGATGTTGAAATTTGTCAAATGTGGCAG GAGGAGCTTCAATGGAATGAAGAATTAATAGAACTTTATGTAGGAAGAGAG GCTCTGTGGCTCTATCGCCGGTTCCTTTCCCTATGCTGGATAAGGCATTTTATAAGCGATATAATCCACCATTCTGAGCACAAGTCTCGTGTAGTTGCTAACATCAATGAATTTTTGGATCATGAGTTATGTCTTGTAAATTCATGGTCAACTATACCTGATGATGACTATGAAGATTTCCAAGCACAAGCTGTACATTCTGCTACCTACATTTTATGGTTGATGAAG CAAATCCCCGAGTCCCAAGGAATTGAGCTCAAAAAGAAGCTAAATGCTGGAAATTGGAAGACCATGCTGAACGTGGCCTGTGCTGAAAGATCCTCACTCTGGGACAGTTTAGCCACCTACCTGGAAACATCTAACTAG
- the LOC8258629 gene encoding protein prenyltransferase alpha subunit repeat-containing protein 1 isoform X3, whose protein sequence is MSENESVGNGKGGIGLLNQFELILDSDPLIDEVGFIHPSQFTALSSELQAKDAILSSKIDKVNVLDHESTSFWNRDHKLGISMHVILPLYTAAKDAFMNAIKGFKRVENLSLEDDSCGFSSLESEVMKHSKALLLLSCDFGTAWNSRKLILSKKQYMPMFIEELLLSALVLSYSPKSEQSWCHRRWVIKMISGKCSTLQEILGKESELVEKIAERSKMNYRAWNHRCWLVGYMTREQVLLELKKSRYWAGLHVADSSCFHYRMRLMLRILEQFCCKQDDESSDHDVEICQMWQEELQWNEELIELYVGREVIFYCYRLCGSIAGSFPYAG, encoded by the exons ATGAGTGAAAACGAATCGGTTGGAAATGGAAAAGGAGGCATTGGTTTGCTTAATCAATTTGAGCTTATTTTGGACTCTGATCCTCTCAT TGATGAAGTAGGGTTTATTCATCCATCACAATTCACCGCACTAAGCAGCGAATTGCAAGCAAAAGATGCGATCCTTAGCTCAAAAATCGACAAAGTTAATGTATTGGATCATGAAAGTACAAGTTTTTGGAATAGAGATCATAAGTTAGGGATTTCAATGCATGTAATTCTTCCACTTTACACAGCTGCCAAAGATGCGTTCATGAATGCAATTAAAGGATTTAAGAGAGTTGAGAATTTGTCTCTTGAAGAtgattcttgtggattttcaTCTCTGGAAAGTGAGGTTATGAAGCATAGCAAAGCCCTTTTATTGTTAAGTTGTGATTTTGGCACTGCTTGGAATTCCAG GAAGTTAATTTTGTCAAAGAAACAGTACATGCCAATGTTCATTGAAGAACTTCTTTTGTCAGCTCTTGTTCTTTCCTATTCACCAAAAAGTGAACAATCTTGGTGTCATAG GCGATGGGTGATCAAGATGATTTCTGGGAAATGCTCAACATTGCAGGAGATTCTGGGGAAAGAATCTGAGCTAGTGGAGAAAATAGCCGAG AGATCAAAAATGAATTACCGAGCATGGAATCACCGCTGCTGGTTGGTTGGTTACATGACAAGAGAACAG GTGTTACTTGAGTTGAAGAAATCTAGATATTGGGCTGGGTTGCATGTTGCTGACagttcttgctttcattatcgTATG AGACTAATGCTTAGGATTTTGGAGCAATTCTGCTGCAAACAAGATGATGAATCTTCTGATCATGATGTTGAAATTTGTCAAATGTGGCAG GAGGAGCTTCAATGGAATGAAGAATTAATAGAACTTTATGTAGGAAGAGAG GTGATATTTTACTGTTACAGGCTCTGTGGCTCTATCGCCGGTTCCTTTCCCTATGCTGGATAA
- the LOC8258629 gene encoding protein prenyltransferase alpha subunit repeat-containing protein 1 isoform X1, which yields MSENESVGNGKGGIGLLNQFELILDSDPLIDEVGFIHPSQFTALSSELQAKDAILSSKIDKVNVLDHESTSFWNRDHKLGISMHVILPLYTAAKDAFMNAIKGFKRVENLSLEDDSCGFSSLESEVMKHSKALLLLSCDFGTAWNSRKLILSKKQYMPMFIEELLLSALVLSYSPKSEQSWCHRRWVIKMISGKCSTLQEILGKESELVEKIAERSKMNYRAWNHRCWLVGYMTREQVLLELKKSRYWAGLHVADSSCFHYRMRLMLRILEQFCCKQDDESSDHDVEICQMWQEELQWNEELIELYVGREALWLYRRFLSLCWIRHFISDIIHHSEHKSRVVANINEFLDHELCLVNSWSTIPDDDYEDFQAQAVHSATYILWLMKQIPESQGIELKKKLNAGNWKTMLNVACAERSSLWDSLATYLETSN from the exons ATGAGTGAAAACGAATCGGTTGGAAATGGAAAAGGAGGCATTGGTTTGCTTAATCAATTTGAGCTTATTTTGGACTCTGATCCTCTCAT TGATGAAGTAGGGTTTATTCATCCATCACAATTCACCGCACTAAGCAGCGAATTGCAAGCAAAAGATGCGATCCTTAGCTCAAAAATCGACAAAGTTAATGTATTGGATCATGAAAGTACAAGTTTTTGGAATAGAGATCATAAGTTAGGGATTTCAATGCATGTAATTCTTCCACTTTACACAGCTGCCAAAGATGCGTTCATGAATGCAATTAAAGGATTTAAGAGAGTTGAGAATTTGTCTCTTGAAGAtgattcttgtggattttcaTCTCTGGAAAGTGAGGTTATGAAGCATAGCAAAGCCCTTTTATTGTTAAGTTGTGATTTTGGCACTGCTTGGAATTCCAG GAAGTTAATTTTGTCAAAGAAACAGTACATGCCAATGTTCATTGAAGAACTTCTTTTGTCAGCTCTTGTTCTTTCCTATTCACCAAAAAGTGAACAATCTTGGTGTCATAG GCGATGGGTGATCAAGATGATTTCTGGGAAATGCTCAACATTGCAGGAGATTCTGGGGAAAGAATCTGAGCTAGTGGAGAAAATAGCCGAG AGATCAAAAATGAATTACCGAGCATGGAATCACCGCTGCTGGTTGGTTGGTTACATGACAAGAGAACAG GTGTTACTTGAGTTGAAGAAATCTAGATATTGGGCTGGGTTGCATGTTGCTGACagttcttgctttcattatcgTATG AGACTAATGCTTAGGATTTTGGAGCAATTCTGCTGCAAACAAGATGATGAATCTTCTGATCATGATGTTGAAATTTGTCAAATGTGGCAG GAGGAGCTTCAATGGAATGAAGAATTAATAGAACTTTATGTAGGAAGAGAG GCTCTGTGGCTCTATCGCCGGTTCCTTTCCCTATGCTGGATAAGGCATTTTATAAGCGATATAATCCACCATTCTGAGCACAAGTCTCGTGTAGTTGCTAACATCAATGAATTTTTGGATCATGAGTTATGTCTTGTAAATTCATGGTCAACTATACCTGATGATGACTATGAAGATTTCCAAGCACAAGCTGTACATTCTGCTACCTACATTTTATGGTTGATGAAG CAAATCCCCGAGTCCCAAGGAATTGAGCTCAAAAAGAAGCTAAATGCTGGAAATTGGAAGACCATGCTGAACGTGGCCTGTGCTGAAAGATCCTCACTCTGGGACAGTTTAGCCACCTACCTGGAAACATCTAACTAG